From the genome of Macrobrachium nipponense isolate FS-2020 chromosome 29, ASM1510439v2, whole genome shotgun sequence, one region includes:
- the LOC135206043 gene encoding ruvB-like 1 isoform X2, producing the protein MSGRAALFAGPPGTGKTAIALALAQELGTKVPFCPMVGSEVYSSEIKKTEVLMENFRRAIGLRIKEVKEVYEGEVTELTPVETENPMGGYGKTVSHVIIGLRTAKGTKQLKLDPSIYETLQKERVEVGDVIYVEANSGAVKRQGRSDTYATEFDLEAEEYVPLPKGDVHKKKEVIQDVTLHDLDVANAQPQGGQDIMSMMSQLMKPKKTEITEKLRLEINKVVDKYIDQGIAELVPGVLFIDEVHMLDIECFTFLHRALESRIAPIVVFATNRGRCVIKGTEDIVSPHGIPRDLLDRLIIVRMKPYMQEEVTQIIRIRSQTEGIKIDNESLQELSSIAEKASLRYAVRLLTPSNVIAQQNGNECVTVEDIKEAADLFMDAKTSAQMLAENPEKFMM; encoded by the exons ATGTCAGGTCGAGCAGCTTTGTTTGCAGGACCGCCAGGTACAGGGAAGACTGCTATTGCCCTTGCCTTAGCCCAAGAACTAGGAACCAAG GTACCCTTCTGCCCTATGGTAGGATCCGAAGTTTACAGCTCTGAAATCAAGAAAACAGAAGTGTTAATGGAAAACTTCAGACGGGCAATTGGACTAAGAATAAAGGAAGTCAAAGAAGTTTATGAGGGTGAAGTTACTGAACTCACACCAGTTGAAACAGAAAATCCTATGGGAG GTTATGGCAAGACAGTGAGCCATGTGATCATTGGGTTAAGGACTGCAAAGGGAACCAAACAATTGAAACTCGATCCAAGTATATACGAAACATTACAAAAAGAGAGAGTCGAAGTTGGAGATGTTATATATGTTGAGGCCAATTCCGGTGCTGTCAAAAGGCAGGGCCGATCAGATACTTATGCCACAGAGTTTGATTTAGAG GCTGAGGAGTATGTACCCCTACCCAAAGGAGATGTGCACAAGAAAAAGGAAGTTATTCAAGATGTGACTCTACATGATTTAGATGTTGCAAATGCCCAGCCACAGGGGGGTCAAGACATAATGTCGATGATGTCACAGCTGATGAAGCCAAAGAAGACTGAAATCACAG AAAAGTTACGCTTAGAAATCAACAAAGTTGTGGACAAATACATAGATCAGGGTATTGCTGAATTGGTACCTGGTGTGCTTTTCATTGATGAAGTGCACATGCTGGACATTGAATGTTTCACCTTTCTGCACCGTGCCCTTGAATCCAGGATAGCTCCCATTGTTGTTTTTGCCACAAATCGAGGTCGATGTGTCATCAA GGGAACTGAGGATATAGTGTCACCACATGGCATCCCAAGAGACTTGTTGGACCGTCTGATTATTGTCCGAATGAAACCTTACATGCAAGAGGAAGTAACCCAGATCATTCGGATACGTTCCCAGACAGAAGGTATAAAGATTGATAATGAATCCTTACAAGAGCTAAGTTCTATTGCCGAGAAGGCATCTCTCAG GTACGCCGTCAGACTCTTGACACCCTCTAATGTTATTGCTCAGCAGAATGGCAACGAGTGTGTGACGGTCGAAGATATAAAGGAAGCTGCAGATTTGTTCATGGATGCTAAAACTTCAGCTCAGATGTTGGCTGAAAATCCAGAAAAGTTTATGATGTAA